A genome region from Mugil cephalus isolate CIBA_MC_2020 chromosome 13, CIBA_Mcephalus_1.1, whole genome shotgun sequence includes the following:
- the LOC125018771 gene encoding cytochrome c oxidase subunit 5B, mitochondrial, which produces MAGRLLLRTCAATLQLRTSNVVARPLHRAMGTLKGIPTDDEQATGLERRALQAFKQGKDPYSILEPKGYAGTKEDPHIVPCIGTKRLVGCLCEEDNTAIVWFWLHEGNPQRCPSCGSHFKLVHHDLPH; this is translated from the exons ATGGCGGGACGTCTTCTTCTCCGAACCTGTGCAGCAACTTTGCAGCTGAGGACGAGCAATGTGGTGGCGAGACCGCTGCACCGTGCCATGGGCACACTGAAAG gAATCCCAACAGATGACGAACAGGCCACTGGACTGGAGAGACGTGCCCTGCAGGCCTTCAAACAGGGAAAG GACCCATACAGTATCCTGGAGCCAAAAGGCTACGCTGGTACTAAGGAAGACCCTCATATTGTGCCGTGCATTGGAACCAAGAGGCTTGTGGGCTGTCTGT GTGAGGAAGACAACACTGCTATCGTGTGGTTCTGGCTTCACGAGGGAAACCCCCAGCGCTGTCCTTCCTGTGGTTCGCACTTTAAGCTGGTCCATCACGACCTGCCCCACTGA